One Paenibacillus sp. SYP-B4298 genomic window, GAAGCGTGTAGCCATGAAGCAGGGCTGGAGCGCAGTTCTCCTGCTGGTTATTTCCTTCGGATGCAGCTTTGGGCTGCTGACCTATGCGATGGAATCGATTCCGATGGGAACGGCGTATGCCGTCTGGACAGGAATCGGTACTGTGGGAGCTGCTATAGTAGGAATGGCTGTCTTTGGCGAGTCGAAGGAATGGAAGCGGGTACTGTTTATCGGTATGATTCTGGCCTCAGCTATCGGATTGAAGCTAACAGCCTAGCTCTGTCTCCATATACGAATGCATGCTGCGCCCAGTCCAGACATGACGAATATAGGAGGGAGAACGGATGATATCATATGGATTATTCCGGCTGGACGCTAAGGCAAGTGGAATCCGCCCGATCGTGACAGCTTACTATTTCAAGGAGTGGAGTCAGTACGAGATGGCGCTGCATACGCATCCGTCCACTGAGATTATGTACGTCATCTCCGGTAGCTGCACGGTGGAGCTTATACGTGAGGGAGCCTCATATAGCGCACAGTTGAAAAAAGGGGAGTTTATCCTGCTCGATGCTTGTATGCCGCATCGGCTCTACGTCGAGCAATCCTGCCGGATGCTGAATGTGGAGTTTCGCTTTGCTGAGCGAGAGGGGGCGTCCCTCTCTCTGGATGAGCTGGCAGCAACTGACACAAGGCTTGGGCGATTGCTGAGTTGCCCAGAGCCGTATCTGATGCTGCGCGAGCCGCATGAGGTCTATCATGGATTGAAGAGTCTGGTGCTGGAGCTGGATCGCGAGGATCGCTCTGAAATGCTGGTTCAGGTTCAACTGGCGGGGCTGCTGCTGCATATCGCCAGACTGTACGAGCAGAAGGAGCAGCAGGAGGGAGATATACAGCAGCACTATGTCCGGCAATGCCTGGACTTTCTGCATCAGAACTATGACCGATCTATCCAGATCAAGCAGGTGGCGGAATCTGTGAATCTTCACCCCGGCTATGTGCAGCGCATCTTCAAGCAGAAGACCGGGCAGTCCATCATGGCTTATCTAACCCGATTTCGCATGGATAAAGCGAAGATGCTGCTGCGTGAGACTGATATTCCGATTGCTGAGATTGCCGATTATGTAGGGGTTCACAGCCGCCCCTATCTGCATAAGCTGTTCAAGAGCGAGACTGGCATGACGCCATCGGAATATCGCAATTCGGCGGAGGCGGTGCGCTTTGCTGATCCGCAGCAAGGTGACGATTATTAACAGTTAGCACTCCAACAAGTCATAAACGTGATAACGCTTCCTGTCAAGCAACTGCTACAATAAAAGAAAAAATAGAGCTGCAGGAGGGACAGACGATGTCATTCAAAGTTACGTTTATAGGTGCAGGGAGTATCGGATTTACCCGCGGTCTGCTGCGGGATTTGCTGGCAGTGCCTGAATTTCATCAAGTGGAGATTGCGTTCACGGATATTAACGAGCACCATCTCCAGATGGTCACTGAGCTTTGCCAACGGGATATAGAGGAGAATGAATTGAAGATCCGTATTCAATCTACCGTTGACCGTCGAGAAGCGCTGCAAAATGCGAGGTACGTTATTTGTACGATTCGTGTTGGAGGCTTGGAGGCCTTTGAGACCGACGTGGACATTCCACTCAAGTATGGTATTGATCAATGTGTAGGCGATACGCTATGTGCGGGAGGCATCATGTACGGGCAACGCGGCATTGCCGTCATGCTGGACATCTGCCGGGATATTCGAGAGGTGGCTGAGAAGGACGCGCTGTTGCTTAATTATGCCAATCCGATGGCTATGCTGACCTGGGCATGCAACCAATATGGCGGTGTACGCACGGTCGGACTATGCCATGGCGTCCAGCACGGGCATGAGCAGATTGCCAATGTCTACGGCCTGAAGCAGGAGGAGGTGGATATTGTCTGCGCCGGCATCAACCATCAGACATGGTATATCCAGATTAAGCATCAAGGCAAGGATCTGACAGCGGGATTGCTGGAGGCGTTCGAGAGTCACCCGGACTATGCGCGCACGGAGAAGGTTCGCATCGATATGCTGCGTCGATTCGGCTATTACAGCACCGAATCCAATGGGCATCTGAGCGAGTATGTGCCATGGTACCGCAAGCGTCCGGAAGAAATTCATGAATGGATCGATCTCGGTTCCTGGATTAATGGCGAGACAGGGGGATACCTCAGAGTATGCACAGAGGGACGCAACTGGTTCGAGACGGACTTCCCGAACTGGATGAAGGAGCCGGCACTTGAGTATGCTGCCAATCACCGCAGTCAGGAACACGGCTCCTATATAATAGAAGGATTAGAGACGGGACGAGTGTACCGTGGTCATTTCAATATGGTGAATCGGGGTATCATTGCTAATCTGCCGGCCGATGCGATTATTGAAGCGCCTGGCTATGCGGATGGTAACGGCATCTCCATGCCAATCGTAGGTCATCTTCCGCTAGGGCCGGCGGCTGTATGCAATACAAGCATCTCGGTCCAGAGGCTAGCTGTCGAGGCGGCTGTGCATGGTGATGATCTGTTGCTGCGTCAGGCATTTATGATGGACCCGCTAGTAGGCGCTGTATGTAACCCCAAGGAAATCTGGCAACTGGTGGATGAGATGCTGGTGGCCCAGGAAGCATGGCTGCCGCAGTATGCGGATGCGATTGCTGCTGCGAAGGTGAGATTGAGTTCAGATAAGCTTCTCCCCGTGCGTGCGTATGAAGGCGCTGCCCGGTTGAAGGTGAAGACCGTCGAGGAGATGCAGTTAGATCGGGAGGCCGCGAATCGGAATGCCGGGGAGGCTGACAAAGGGAAGGAACGGGCCGTGCAGAAGTAGATCAGAATGAAAACGAGAGTAGATTTTCGTACAAGTGAAGGC contains:
- a CDS encoding DMT family transporter, coding for MSWLALCVAGCFEVLGVLQLKRVAMKQGWSAVLLLVISFGCSFGLLTYAMESIPMGTAYAVWTGIGTVGAAIVGMAVFGESKEWKRVLFIGMILASAIGLKLTA
- a CDS encoding AraC family transcriptional regulator produces the protein MISYGLFRLDAKASGIRPIVTAYYFKEWSQYEMALHTHPSTEIMYVISGSCTVELIREGASYSAQLKKGEFILLDACMPHRLYVEQSCRMLNVEFRFAEREGASLSLDELAATDTRLGRLLSCPEPYLMLREPHEVYHGLKSLVLELDREDRSEMLVQVQLAGLLLHIARLYEQKEQQEGDIQQHYVRQCLDFLHQNYDRSIQIKQVAESVNLHPGYVQRIFKQKTGQSIMAYLTRFRMDKAKMLLRETDIPIAEIADYVGVHSRPYLHKLFKSETGMTPSEYRNSAEAVRFADPQQGDDY
- a CDS encoding alpha-glucosidase/alpha-galactosidase, whose protein sequence is MSFKVTFIGAGSIGFTRGLLRDLLAVPEFHQVEIAFTDINEHHLQMVTELCQRDIEENELKIRIQSTVDRREALQNARYVICTIRVGGLEAFETDVDIPLKYGIDQCVGDTLCAGGIMYGQRGIAVMLDICRDIREVAEKDALLLNYANPMAMLTWACNQYGGVRTVGLCHGVQHGHEQIANVYGLKQEEVDIVCAGINHQTWYIQIKHQGKDLTAGLLEAFESHPDYARTEKVRIDMLRRFGYYSTESNGHLSEYVPWYRKRPEEIHEWIDLGSWINGETGGYLRVCTEGRNWFETDFPNWMKEPALEYAANHRSQEHGSYIIEGLETGRVYRGHFNMVNRGIIANLPADAIIEAPGYADGNGISMPIVGHLPLGPAAVCNTSISVQRLAVEAAVHGDDLLLRQAFMMDPLVGAVCNPKEIWQLVDEMLVAQEAWLPQYADAIAAAKVRLSSDKLLPVRAYEGAARLKVKTVEEMQLDREAANRNAGEADKGKERAVQK